The following are encoded together in the Xanthomonas sacchari genome:
- a CDS encoding carbohydrate porin: MSRSLSCVSLLAAAAALPATAIAADTAQWLDDHGIAPRLVWSNDYARNVDGGLSRGDRNAGGVVAGADLDLQRLFGIPGATLHATGAWYYGDSLSQRQIGNGVKVQGYWYPQQQAQLAQLTWEQTFADGRWQLVAGRMNTTWQFARSRYGCRFVSASDCPFQLSQADGGFVGFPYVNWGAKLRYKPEATYVSVGAFELNPQRKNNHGLDWSTADSTGVLGTLEVGYEPDPALGKGAPRYLAGLWYNSADYSDLRYNQAGGLRGLVGGPARLYDGGRWGAYALGERALYRPQGMASKRMLVAFGNIAAPFDKHQVYDLQVTAGLYYSGPFAARPGDGIGAIAHYYRFSADQQGYMNDVLRKRGAAPDIARNELMFELNYSYRIAQTPLFLVPNVQYIVHPDILGNPAARRAPDDALVIGLRVMLNMGGLGTPK, translated from the coding sequence ATGTCCCGTTCTCTTTCCTGCGTCTCGTTGCTGGCGGCTGCCGCCGCCCTGCCGGCCACCGCCATTGCCGCCGACACCGCGCAATGGCTCGACGACCACGGCATCGCCCCGCGCCTGGTCTGGTCCAACGACTACGCGCGCAACGTCGACGGCGGCCTGTCGCGCGGCGACCGCAATGCCGGCGGCGTGGTTGCCGGTGCCGACCTGGATCTGCAGCGCCTATTCGGCATTCCCGGTGCCACGCTGCACGCCACCGGCGCCTGGTACTACGGCGACAGCCTGTCGCAGCGGCAGATCGGCAACGGCGTCAAGGTGCAGGGCTACTGGTATCCGCAGCAGCAGGCGCAACTGGCACAACTGACCTGGGAACAGACCTTCGCCGACGGGCGCTGGCAACTGGTCGCCGGGCGCATGAACACCACCTGGCAATTCGCGCGCAGCCGCTACGGCTGCCGCTTCGTCAGCGCTTCGGACTGCCCGTTCCAGCTGAGCCAGGCCGATGGCGGTTTCGTCGGTTTTCCCTACGTGAACTGGGGCGCGAAGCTGCGCTACAAGCCAGAGGCCACCTATGTCTCGGTGGGCGCATTCGAACTGAACCCGCAGCGCAAGAACAACCACGGCCTGGACTGGAGCACCGCCGACAGCACCGGCGTGCTGGGCACGCTCGAGGTCGGCTACGAACCCGATCCCGCACTGGGCAAGGGCGCACCGCGCTACCTCGCCGGCCTCTGGTACAACTCGGCCGACTACAGCGACCTGCGCTACAACCAGGCCGGCGGCCTGCGCGGGCTGGTCGGCGGCCCTGCGCGCCTGTACGACGGTGGGCGCTGGGGCGCGTACGCGCTCGGCGAACGCGCGCTGTACCGGCCGCAGGGCATGGCAAGCAAGCGCATGCTGGTCGCCTTCGGTAACATCGCCGCACCGTTCGACAAGCACCAGGTGTACGACCTGCAGGTCACCGCCGGCCTGTACTACAGCGGCCCGTTCGCGGCGCGGCCCGGCGACGGCATCGGCGCGATCGCGCACTACTACCGCTTCAGTGCGGACCAGCAGGGCTACATGAACGACGTGCTGCGCAAGCGCGGCGCCGCCCCGGACATCGCGCGCAACGAACTCATGTTCGAACTCAACTACAGCTACCGCATCGCGCAGACGCCGCTGTTCCTGGTGCCGAACGTGCAGTACATCGTCCATCCCGACATCCTTGGCAATCCCGCGGCGCGCCGTGCGCCGGACGACGCGCTGGTGATCGGGTTGCGGGTGATGCTCAACATGGGTGGGCTGGGCACGCCGAAGTGA
- a CDS encoding MBL fold metallo-hydrolase has translation MANPYYRGPVSDHFDGVRFFNPGQPTIDNALSKVLRWKAAMGAVRWPAQVAVTLAVPAPRHDGLRITMVGHATLLIQAGGLNLLTDPVWSQRASPSQIAGPKRVTEPGIRFADLPPIDAVLLSHNHYDHFDLATLRKLHDAHQPLFVMPLGNDVLLRKRVPDARIATGDWHDRLPIGGGATATLTRANHWSSRGIADRRMALWSGFFIETARGSVWFAGDTGYGDGAIFREIRDRHGAPDVALIPIGAYAPRWFMAPQHIDPTEAVRIFRDTGARRALGIHWGTFQLTDEGRDEPREALAAALHLAGIAAADFVAAEPGQAFDFADLAP, from the coding sequence ATGGCCAACCCTTATTACCGTGGCCCCGTCAGCGACCATTTCGATGGCGTACGCTTCTTCAACCCCGGCCAGCCCACCATCGACAACGCGCTGAGCAAGGTCCTGCGCTGGAAGGCCGCCATGGGCGCGGTGCGCTGGCCCGCGCAGGTCGCGGTGACACTCGCCGTGCCTGCGCCGCGGCACGACGGTCTGCGCATCACCATGGTCGGCCACGCCACGCTGCTGATCCAGGCCGGCGGCCTCAACCTGCTCACCGACCCGGTGTGGTCACAGCGAGCCAGCCCTTCGCAGATCGCCGGCCCCAAGCGGGTGACGGAGCCGGGCATCCGTTTCGCGGATCTGCCACCCATCGACGCGGTGCTGCTGAGCCACAACCACTACGACCACTTCGACCTGGCGACCTTGCGCAAGCTGCACGATGCGCACCAGCCGCTGTTCGTGATGCCGCTGGGCAACGACGTCCTGCTGCGCAAGCGCGTGCCCGATGCGCGCATCGCCACCGGCGACTGGCACGACCGGCTGCCGATCGGCGGGGGCGCGACGGCGACGCTGACCCGCGCCAACCATTGGTCCAGCCGCGGCATCGCCGACCGCAGGATGGCGCTGTGGTCCGGCTTCTTCATCGAGACGGCGCGGGGATCGGTGTGGTTCGCGGGAGACACCGGCTATGGCGATGGCGCCATTTTCCGCGAGATCCGCGACCGTCACGGCGCACCCGACGTGGCGCTGATCCCGATCGGCGCCTACGCGCCGCGCTGGTTCATGGCGCCGCAGCACATCGATCCCACCGAAGCGGTGCGGATCTTCCGCGACACCGGCGCGCGGCGCGCGCTCGGCATTCATTGGGGCACCTTCCAGCTCACCGACGAGGGCCGTGATGAGCCGCGCGAAGCGCTGGCCGCCGCACTGCACTTGGCAGGCATCGCCGCAGCGGATTTCGTCGCGGCCGAGCCCGGGCAGGCGTTCGACTTCGCCGATTTGGCGCCATAA